From Vitis vinifera cultivar Pinot Noir 40024 chromosome 14, ASM3070453v1, a single genomic window includes:
- the LOC132255028 gene encoding 2-methylene-furan-3-one reductase-like has protein sequence MHLLEGFYMIPFYLLYSELYGNINEKTLDKPKQFSSFAKCTTIEEKLLALKPKNLDFVQAVGLPLTIERAYDGLEGLDFLLTSVWYLNSRAATSSTGKLELMKSLGADLAEKFDVVYDAVRKKPNNDHEHGDAYQAAKVEFFRVFSLVISRGSVVKNSLVG, from the exons atgCATTTACTTGAGGGATTTTACATGATTCCTTTCTATTTACTCTATTCGGAGTTATATGGAAACATAAATGAGAAAACATTGGACAAGCCTAAGCAGTTTAGCTCATTTGCAAAATGCACTACTATTGAAGAGAAACTGTTGGCTCTAAAGCCAAAGAATCTGGATTTTGTTCAAGCTGTTGGACTTCCTCTTACAATTGAGAGAGCCTATGATGGTTTAGAAGGACTGGATTTTCTGCTG ACAAGTGTTTGGTACCTCAATAGTCGCGCTGCTACTTCAAGCACAGGAAAACTGGAGCTAATGAAGAGCTTGGGAGCTGATTTGGCAGAGAAATTCGATGTAGTTTATGATGCA GTACGGAAAAAGCCAAATAATGACCATGAGCATGGAGATGCATATCAG GCAGCAAAAGTGGAATTTTTCAGAGTATTTTCCCTG GTAATATCTCGAGGATCAGTGGTCAAAAACAGTTTGGTTGGTTAG
- the LOC132255014 gene encoding uncharacterized protein LOC132255014, with product MKVIANLGLCIFVNDIRSTACGFVFLGNSTSTYTVEFRLVMFRLFVKEIITAKLNKSNVNGLRTEEVQFHKAVQHKEHAADCE from the exons ATGAAGGTTATTGCGAATTTGGGGTTGTGTATCTTTGTTAATGATATCAGGTCTACAGCTTGTGGTTTTGTCTTCCTTGGGAATAGTACTTCAACCTATACG GTGGAGTTTAGATTGGTTATGTTTCGGTTGTTTGTCAAGGAGATTATCACTGCAAAACTTAACAAATCCAATGTCAATGGCTTAAGAA CTGAAGAAGTCCAATTTCACAAGGCTGTGCAGCACAAAGAGCATGCTGCTGACTGTGAATGA